ATCATTTCTACTATATCTTTCAAGTTAGCAATTTCTATAATATCAGATAAAATTAGCAAATTGTTGTGACAAAACTAAAACAGCTACTCATTATCCTGAAACTTCCCACATGCCTAGTCATAGTTAGTGCAGACTGAACATGTTTCatcataaattaaattaaaaggaAATTTGACCATGAAACATGacttcattacatttttttaagtcaGCATGGAGCCTCACCATATCACAgactgttttggggtttgtttgtttgtttgtttttttactttttacaacAATGCAAAAGCCCTTATTCTCTGAAGAAGATGCAGATATACTTTGGTCGTGTTTGCACACAGGCTAAGAGTAATAAGTATATGCACGGGTAaaaatatgcatgtgtgtgcatcgGTGTCTACTTACCAACTAGTCCTTTAATTTCACTGACTGTGAATTCTGGATCTGGCATTCTGCATATTTATAGGAAAGGGATGCATGTTGTTTAGTTCCCAAAGACTTAAaaccataaatatatatataaataaaatagaaagtaggTTGAATCTACAGCATGTGCACAGGCATTGCACATTTAAAGGAAAGGTTTCTCACCTGATCCCTAATTGATCTTTCTCTTTAAAAATGAGAGGGATCCTTAGACCCTCCCTTTGCACATACTCATAAGTGAAGTCTGCAAGACAGTAGTTTTACATTTAGGTCCAAAGCAATTATTTGAAAACTACTGCAGTCACATGTAACCTATAAGAAAGCTAATATGCACCGTGCTGCTTTACCTTTACCCTCCATCACCCGGACAAAGTCTGCGCTGTAGCTGTCACTGAGGACCTTTTCCTCCACGCTGAACCCTCTGATGTTTACAATTTCCTCCACGTCAGACAGGTCCTCGTTTTCGTCGTACATCGTCCGGGAGATGGAGCGCTGCCATTGAAAACGAGATGTTTtacaagacaaaaacagagcCACGCGGAAAGAGAGAACTCTTTCTACCCCAAAAGGCCACTTTCTGCCCCCCTTGAACGGTCATTGTGACTCGTGTGAGGGAACCGATCGTTAATTTTACGTGTGACTTTCAAACTGGAGCAGTGGGTTGTGCTAAAGTTTTGATAGTACTATAACAGCAGTCATTTCTTTGAATGTGTGAACTAGTGCAAAAACTACAAAGCCAGCTGTTTGTGATATTTTATGGAAGCGATTGTAAAATGTTTGCTCGACTCCGCTGCTCCAGATATTGATTTATCTCGTTTTAATTACGCTACGCTCGCTCAACTACTGCGATCAGAAAAGAAGTTATAGACTCTAAAATGCGACAGTTAGCCGTTTTTCCTCGTTTTGCTTAAACTTGGACATCTTAAGTGACTTGACAGATATCCCAACGCTCACAGTGGCGAGGGTTAGCTTAGCTAACTAATTAGCTCGCTGCCAGTCTCGCCTCATAAGCTAACATTTAACATGGCAGATGGTACACACCAGCCTGCGTCCGGATTCAGCACACGTCTCTGCGGCCTGAGCCATCGTCTTTTACGATTGTTTTCCGGCCACTCAGTTTCGCGAATGCATCTCCGTGCGTGGCGAAGTTGAGAGAAAACACTTAGCACGCTTTACGGGTTCAAAACAAGGGAACCATGTTTTTGTGTATTACGTCACCGCCAGGAACCAAAACATTGTTGGACAACGTCACGGCATGTCAGTACGCTTTTTAACCTCGCTCACCAACAATAAACATTCCCCACGTCACACGGTTTTATTGTAGTAGTGGGGGGAAAATGATACTAATACTGGTTAAACCCCCTGTTATCGAATAGCGCTGATATCTATTTTAAACATCAAGCAATAAAAAGGAGGTATATTTACTCACGTTTATTAAACTATAAAGAACGGTACATTTAActtaaaaagtttattttttatttctttgtttataAGTTTTACACGTGCAATTCTAATAAGCTTGTTTCCACCGctgaaaaataagataaaatgtaaaaaaaaatagttattaTCTTAAAATGTTAACTAAATAGCTTGAAATTTCAAGCTATTCAAtcagtttttttctcctttttccctAGTGCGAGGAAAGTACAGAGTTAATTCAAAATTTGGGGTTATTGTTGcaaattttttaatttcataaCTCGAAACTGTTAAGTCATATTTTTATCTCTTTGAGTTACTCAATTTTTTTGAGATAACTCCAAATATCGACTCACCTCTCCCCggcatcattttatttttattttctacttcttttttttccactgggaGAAACAAGGGTCCGTAAAACGTAGCTCAGTCGAAATTATAGGTTAACTCAAAATCTTGACTTACCAACTTAAAGCGCTGAGAACATTTTGAGATAATAACTCCGAATTTGAACTTACCTCTGCCTggcatcatttttatttatttatttaaaaaaaaaatcaatggcgGAAACAAGCCTCCATTAAGCGTAGCTAAGCTGAATTTTCcggttattttctcaaaatttcaactTAACATCTCGAATATCCAAATACTTCCTCAATTTTCGAGTTATTTACTCATACGGTTGAGTAAGTACCGGCAAAATGTGACTTTAGCcattttttcaaaaaatgtatgtatttatttatactggcagAAACAAGCTAACATATATAACTCCGTAGTTACACTATTATCGCTGACTAATTAATAATGAGTAGCACCatgtttttaaagcaaaagCTCAGCAGCGGATGTTTCCATGGGAGCGCGCAGACTTATGGGTAATGCAAGGTGCAGGCGGTACAGCGGCACGCTGAAGAACGACAAGAAATTGCTTCCGCAGTTCAGTTAGCGTGCGAGGTTAAATGCTGTGTAAGTGTACGCTGTCCTTTTTTAAGTAACAGAGTGTTTTTGCTAAGTGTCGCAGTATGAGTCTGAACGAGCATTCCCTGCAAGCGCTGTCCTGGAGAAAGCTGTACCTGAGTCGAGCTAAACTGAAGGCTTCCAGTCGGACCTCGGCTCTGCTGTCTGGATTTGCTATGGTAACACGGTCTCCTGGCAAGCACTGGCACTCTTCCGAATCTGTTAGAGGACATTACTGACCTGTGTTGTAACGTTGTGTTTCCCGTTTCCTTCCGTCTTCTCAGGTGGCTATGGTAGAAGTGCAGCTGGACAACAGCTACCCCTACCCACCTGCCCTCCTTATTGCCTTCAGTGCCTGCACCACTGTGCTCGTAGCCGTTCACCTGTTCGCTCTGATGGTCAGCACCTGCATTTTACCCAACATAGAGGCCGTGAGCAACGTCCACAATCTCAACTCGGTGAAGGAGTCCCCACATGAGCGAATGCACCGGCACATTGAGCTGGCGTGGGCGTTTTCCACAGTCATTGGTACTTTGCTCTTCCTGGCAGAGGTGGTTCTACTCTGCTGGGTTAAGTTTTTGCCCATCAAGCCCAACAAATCCAGCAACAGCACAGTTTCCTCCGGAGTGGCTGCTGCCATTACCTCCACCTCCATCATGGTGCcctttggtttggttttcatAGTCTTCGCTGTGCATTTCTATCGCTCCTTGGTGAGCCACAAGACTGACAGACAGTttgaggagctggaggagctcTCCAACCTCACCAGGCTACAGAACGAGCTTGATAACAGAGGAGAATCTTCCATCTTGCAGTCGCCAAGCTCACATTTCCCATAGTCGGGTCCAGCTGATGCACATCTGTGTTGGAACTCGTGACCCCTTTGGGAATTCTCCAAGTCAGAAGCCTCGTTATTGGCTTCTATGGTTTTTACAGGAATGAAGATTAATCTCACTCTTTATTGTGAAACTTATTTTGTGAAGAACAGTTGTATTTTTTAGAAAACACACTTGATTGACTGTGAACTCGTATATCCGCCGTGCTGCATGTAGCTTGAAATCGGAAAGTCTTAACAGTGGTAGCTGCCTCACTGATCTCCAACGGTATGGGAGAGATGTCTGAACAGTAACCTGGAATCCTGTCTGTTGCTGCCTGCTGTATTTATTTAACCGTCTGTCAGTGAATACttcatttgtttatgtatattacCATGTGCACCACGTGTATTTAACCCTTTATTTACACGgtcttattgtttttgtttttttaaatgttcatcATTTGCATTCAGAATGCTCTCCTTTTGTGTCGACTAATCAGCTGCACAACTTACAGTACAACTTCAGTATGTTTTGCTGTCTCGTTTTGCACAGGCTGTGGTGTTCAAATAAACACCTTTTCACAAAGTGATGTTAAAAGTTAACGATCATAGCAAAAATCAAAAAATGTGACTGCGTGTGGAGAGTCTGGTTTGGGCTTCGTGAGGATGCTGACTTGCCAATAGATAGATGTTCTGTCCTTATATTACACAGACTTTGCACTATGGAGCTGGCAGGATAAAGAGCCTCTAATGTCAGAGCAAGCCAGACATTTGTGTTATCACACACTAGATTATCTAGAAAATTATGCAGTATATGTATGAAAAAGAGCTTAGTCCTATCTGTTTGCCTTAGACTGctgacatttttatacacactAACACAGCTTTATAATCTCATTGGGATCTCTGCTGGAAACTTAATGTTAATATTAATTGTTAGTGCTGTATTTTGAAGAGTCTGAGCACTCACATATTCTGAACTGGCATTTTGCCTTTGTGATTCAGTCTTGAAGTACATACGGAGAGCTTTccaattgtgtttttaacataaaaAGTTTTGAATTAAGAGTCTATGTGAGGCTGTAGTCCAAATGTGGTCAGAGATGTGTTTACTTAAGCAGCTGGAACATTGATAGATGGCCATAATCCAGTTGCTAGTGAAttctaaaaaattaaaatataatgaaaaagttttttggtttttttttttgtatttctaaaGGGGAAACCATATTACACTTAGAGTGacattttaagctttttttttgtttgttttaattttgatgAGTATGGCTTGTAGCTCATGAAAATCTGAAATCCAGTCTCCTGAGTTGGCTGACCACTTGCACACAGTAACGGCAGAGTCAGCACACCTTGTAGTAGAATGCTTGGCTCTGTGGGAAGGGGCTGAGTCCTGCTGGAAAAGAAAATTGGCATCTCCTTAAAGCTTGTCAGCAGATGGAAGCATGCAGAGCACTGGAAAACCCTGGCAGacatctgtgttgattttggagTTGATGTAAAACACAGGACACACACCAAAACAGCGGCAGATAATACAGCACCTCAAATCACCACAGACTGCAGAAACTTCACACTGGACTTCAGACACTATGGAGTCTGCGCTTCTCAGTTCTTCTTCCAAACCTCTAAGACTGTAATTTGCAAACAAAATGCAACATTTGCTTTCGTCTTAAAAGAGAACTTTGGACCGCTGAGCAAATTCAGTTCTTCATCTTTAGCCGAGGTAAGACATTTGTGATGTCTCTGCTTCAGGAGTGCCTGAATATCACTTCCGGAGTCAGCTGTTTTTGACAATCCTCTCAAAGGTGTGATTATCTTTTTTGCACCCTTTCTTGCCACACTAGCAGTCAACTTTTTAAATCCTGTGATGCAGCACTCTCGAGAACAGCCAGCCTTTTCAGCAATGACTTCCTGTGTTCATTCGCAGTGATGATCATCATCATCTAGTCAACTGTCAAGTCAGCAGTCTTCCACATGATTGTGGTTGGTGGTATTGAACTAAACCGTGAGATACACTGTATTTATACTGTTTGAATAGTAATTTACTCAAACTCTAAATTAAATATTCTAATAATTTTAGATACAGGATTCTTGATTTTCATCTATATTCCATAATCaccaaaattaagaaaaaagaaatgtagtGAAATATATCACTGCGTGTGCGATGAATATAGAATAATATGAAATTTTatctttttgtatttctttgaGAAGCAGTAGTATTTTTCAAGGTTTAGATGTGGTAAACATAGCAAAATATCATCCTCTTACAGACTGGTTGTTAGGACTAGTGTTTTATTCTTAGGACAACTACACAAACTATAAACAGAACAAAGCGGCTTGTGTGTTAGTTACAAGTTCACAAGGATTTACACACTCAAGGCTAATGTGTGATCAGACACCATATGACAAACAGATGGATGTGTAATACTGAATTTATCATATGACaatcatacacatacatacagatacatacataTAAAAAATCTGATGaggcatttttttcctttatgatcTATTATCTAAACACTTTTAATTGGCATTGGCAACAGATAAATTTGTCACATTAATGGATGATTAAAGGATTTTGCCCCTCTGACAAGGACAAATAATCTGTGACAAAATGGATACATGCTGCGAACccattatgcttttttttttttttattctttatcagcAAGCATGCGGTGAAGTGGAAACTTGCTCTTGATCCTCTTGTTGTTTATCAGAACCGGCCAAGGTAAGCTGATTCGGCTTCCCTTAAAACCAGCTGAGTATCGATCAGGTGTACCTGAAAATAGAAGATAAGTGCATGCTTTCATGCACAGTAGTACAAATGGAACAGGGCTTTGTTGTCAGTGCTCATATGATTATGTCATGTAAGCAGTGTAATGTAATTAGTCGTGTAATTTAATTTTGATCCATGGCTGTAACAGTCAGAAGCAACGCTGTACCTTTGGAATCTGATATTTTGCAGGCATTGGTGCGCCATCTCTCCCAACATCAGACAGGGTCCCACATTTTGGCACTCCATCCACCCAAAGGCCTTCATAAAGCTGGCCTTTGTCACAGTAGTAGAACTTTCCATGACCATCCTTCTTCCCCTCTCGCCAGCTACCTTCATACCTGTTTCCATTTGCTTAAACAAAAATTTGAAAGTCGCATTATAACATCCAAATTATAATCTAGTTTTGATTCACATGCATGTATAGAAAATTTTCTCTTACAAAATATAAAGATTCCTTCTCCATGATTCTTATCCTTCAGCCACTTGCCCTCATAGATGTCTCCATTTGCATAGTATATCCTTCCCCAGCCACTCCGTTGGTCCTCGCTCCACTCCCCCTCGTACACTGATGAGTTTTTGTAAAAGTATGTGCCATACCCCTGAGAAGCCGGACAAGTACATCACTGACCATACATACCGATATGTCTTGTAGCGTGCATGTGAAACATTATGGCAGATACATACATGCTTCTTTCCATCTGTCCATTCACCACAGTACTTCTTCACATACTTCTTTGATTCTGGGAGTAAAATGCTGTAGGTACCATACCCGTCACGTTTTCCGAATTTCCACTCTCCATTATAAATGGCACCAGACTTCTTCCAAACCTGATTTCCCTTGccttataaaaataaataaacaaacaagcaaacatgaCAGCTGCACTATACTTCGAACCTCTCAGGAGTTGAGTGGAAGCTGACGACAAACTATATCTCACCATGCTTCTTATTGTTCTGCCACTCCCCGGTGTATTCGTTTCCACTGGCTGAGAAAACTGTGTGTCGTAGTCCACATTTCTGTGATTTAATGTCCAGCAGTGTTGACAATGGGGGACTAGTTGGAGGTCTTTTGAGAAATGGCATTGCTAGTTGTAGCTTGATGAAACCTGTAAGCATtagaatgaaatttaaaaaaacaaatacatgttTGCTGTCTTTCTGccactgaaaatgaaaacaaatatttttatttgtattttttgccaCCCATAAGTCAAAATCTAAAGTTATTGTCTCAAAATCTGACTTAATAACTCaaactttaaaattattttgtcatgtttgagTTAGTaaattgatattttattttttgagatACCTAACATACATTTTTGACTTGATagatgtcaaaaaaaaaaaaaaaaaagttttgttggTGGCACAAACAAGCTTCCATACCCATTAAGCAGTACGTATCACCAAATtcatacaacaacaacaaaaaacactgcCCTTCTTTGAGGTTTTAATTAGGAATTGACAGTATTTTAAACACACTTTTCCATGATGTCTAATTGTATATCAAAACTGTATTTTCTAATTCAGAATATGAAAAGTAGCCACAAGGTAATCTAAGGAAACTAGTTAAGCTCTCCAGCTTAGTTAGCATTACAAGTAAAATAGAAACGTGGAAAAGCAAAATAGCAAAGTAGTTGTACCTTCGCGGAGTTTCCAAGCGGATAACTTACTGAAACTGAATCCGCTTGCAAACTTTGCCAAACAAAAGCCATTAATTTACCGAAGAAATCCAGAAAACATGTTACACGACTAGCCGTACACAGCTTCCCTGGtgaccagcagcagcaggcgaGCAAGTTTGTATGCTGTATCCTAGCAACAGCAATGTGTACAGTTATTGGTGACTTATAAATGTAATTGGGAGACCATTTAAAAATTCGAGTTTAACATGTTTGGGTGTCATTTTTAATCCACAAgtcatgttttatttatctgccgttagttttttttatttactgtttgATGGCTTCACCCGTGGTTAAACCACAGTGTTTGGTCATCACGGCGGTTTACGAAGTGCGCATGCTCCGCACAAGAGTTAAAACTCGCCTGAGTGGCCGGAGCAGGAGCAGCCCGTGGGTGAAAAGCCTTGTGAAAGAGTCTTCTTCGCCGAATAAGCTACAACACTGCAATGTCCAAGCCGAGGTTTCAGGCGGAGTGGGAGGAAATTGATGAGGAATATCAACAATTAC
The Maylandia zebra isolate NMK-2024a linkage group LG7, Mzebra_GT3a, whole genome shotgun sequence DNA segment above includes these coding regions:
- the orai1b gene encoding calcium release-activated calcium channel protein 1 yields the protein MSLNEHSLQALSWRKLYLSRAKLKASSRTSALLSGFAMVAMVEVQLDNSYPYPPALLIAFSACTTVLVAVHLFALMVSTCILPNIEAVSNVHNLNSVKESPHERMHRHIELAWAFSTVIGTLLFLAEVVLLCWVKFLPIKPNKSSNSTVSSGVAAAITSTSIMVPFGLVFIVFAVHFYRSLVSHKTDRQFEELEELSNLTRLQNELDNRGESSILQSPSSHFP
- the morn3 gene encoding MORN repeat-containing protein 3, giving the protein MPFLKRPPTSPPLSTLLDIKSQKCGLRHTVFSASGNEYTGEWQNNKKHGKGNQVWKKSGAIYNGEWKFGKRDGYGTYSILLPESKKYVKKYCGEWTDGKKHGYGTYFYKNSSVYEGEWSEDQRSGWGRIYYANGDIYEGKWLKDKNHGEGIFIFSNGNRYEGSWREGKKDGHGKFYYCDKGQLYEGLWVDGVPKCGTLSDVGRDGAPMPAKYQIPKVHLIDTQLVLREAESAYLGRF